One genomic segment of Streptomyces sp. TLI_146 includes these proteins:
- a CDS encoding GDSL-type esterase/lipase family protein, translated as MTTTAWVAGFRSAVLSPYETIQLKPPRGFRDQTLRQILHLDGGGEAVRVRFSNEYGKEPLVIAAARLAVRAESGGDAETALLPGTDRPLRFGGADEVTVPVGEVVQSDPVDLAVAAGTDLVLSLYLPEDTGLATFAHTASQNAYAVSGNHVSAPVLDGAEEVDSRFYVTGVDVLAPEGTAIAVAFGDSWFEGTGTSTGTNRRFPNQLNRRIGRGWVVNQGIGGNRLLTDEVGLHGLARFDRDVLTVPGATHVLFHFGLNDLGLPGMTGEPPATAEDLIAGYTALAAKARSAGLTTIGTTMGPYAGTIYPGVDSLEGRAIRREVNDWIRASTVFDAVVDVAAAVQDPDAPDFIRPDLDSGDHLHLNDEGTRTMAGAVDLTWLRL; from the coding sequence ATGACCACCACCGCCTGGGTCGCAGGCTTCCGTTCCGCCGTGCTCAGCCCGTACGAGACCATCCAGCTCAAGCCGCCCCGTGGCTTCCGCGACCAGACGCTGCGTCAGATCCTGCACCTCGACGGCGGCGGCGAGGCCGTACGGGTCCGGTTCAGCAACGAGTACGGCAAGGAGCCGCTGGTCATAGCCGCCGCTCGGCTCGCGGTCCGGGCCGAGAGCGGCGGCGACGCCGAAACCGCCCTCCTCCCCGGAACCGACAGGCCGCTGCGCTTCGGCGGTGCGGACGAGGTGACCGTCCCGGTGGGCGAGGTGGTCCAGAGCGACCCGGTCGACCTGGCGGTGGCCGCCGGCACCGACCTCGTGCTGAGCCTGTACCTGCCCGAGGACACCGGGTTGGCGACGTTCGCGCACACCGCGTCGCAGAACGCCTACGCGGTCTCCGGCAACCACGTCTCGGCGCCCGTGCTGGACGGTGCCGAGGAAGTGGACAGTCGCTTCTACGTCACCGGTGTCGACGTGCTGGCCCCCGAAGGCACCGCGATCGCCGTCGCGTTCGGCGACTCGTGGTTCGAGGGCACGGGCACGTCGACGGGCACCAACCGGCGCTTCCCCAACCAGCTCAACCGCCGGATCGGCCGGGGCTGGGTGGTCAACCAGGGAATCGGCGGCAACCGGCTGCTGACCGACGAGGTCGGCCTCCACGGCCTGGCCCGCTTCGACCGCGACGTCCTGACCGTGCCCGGCGCCACCCATGTGCTCTTCCACTTCGGCCTCAACGACCTCGGGCTGCCGGGCATGACCGGCGAACCGCCCGCCACCGCCGAGGACCTGATCGCGGGCTACACCGCGCTCGCCGCGAAGGCCCGTTCCGCGGGGCTGACCACCATCGGCACGACCATGGGCCCCTACGCGGGCACGATCTACCCCGGGGTCGACAGCCTCGAAGGCCGGGCGATCCGCCGCGAGGTGAACGACTGGATCCGCGCGTCGACCGTCTTCGACGCGGTTGTCGACGTCGCGGCGGCGGTCCAGGACCCGGACGCACCCGACTTCATCCGCCCCGATCTCGACAGCGGAGACCACCTCCACCTGAACGACGAGGGCACCCGCACGATGGCCGGCGCGGTCGACCTCACCTGGCTGCGCCTGTGA
- a CDS encoding helix-turn-helix domain-containing protein — MGAVPEPHAGWTFLTNHARVLASIADDPSVRIRDIAAHCRLTERAVQRIIADLEESGFLSHTRQGRSNIYRIEPGTPLRHPAEAGLTVATLLAVLAQHDEQRGQRPQHR; from the coding sequence ATGGGTGCTGTACCTGAACCGCATGCGGGCTGGACGTTCTTGACCAACCACGCCCGCGTGCTGGCCTCGATCGCCGACGACCCCTCCGTCCGCATACGCGACATCGCCGCGCACTGCCGGCTCACCGAGCGCGCCGTCCAGAGAATCATCGCCGATCTGGAGGAATCCGGATTTCTCTCGCACACCCGGCAGGGACGTTCCAACATCTATCGCATAGAACCGGGCACCCCGCTGCGGCACCCCGCAGAGGCCGGACTGACCGTGGCGACCCTGCTGGCGGTCCTGGCCCAGCACGACGAACAGCGCGGACAGCGGCCTCAGCACCGGTGA
- a CDS encoding helix-turn-helix domain-containing protein has protein sequence MTKRADAQAAYDAYLAECPARHLLDRISNKWVSLIVNALADGPQRYTHLSHKLASVSQKMLTQSLRALERDGLVTRTVTPTVPVRVDYALTPLGESLIPVMQAIKAWAEQNMDEVLAARSSYDATA, from the coding sequence ATGACGAAGCGAGCCGACGCACAGGCCGCCTACGACGCCTACCTCGCCGAGTGCCCCGCACGGCACTTGCTCGACCGCATCAGCAACAAGTGGGTCAGCCTGATCGTCAACGCGCTCGCCGACGGCCCCCAGCGCTACACCCACCTGTCCCACAAGCTCGCCAGCGTCAGCCAGAAGATGCTCACCCAGAGCCTGCGCGCCCTCGAACGCGACGGACTGGTGACCCGCACCGTGACGCCGACGGTGCCCGTCCGGGTCGACTACGCCCTCACCCCCCTCGGCGAGAGCCTGATCCCGGTGATGCAGGCGATCAAGGCGTGGGCGGAGCAGAACATGGACGAGGTGCTGGCGGCCAGGTCCAGTTACGACGCGACGGCCTGA
- a CDS encoding STAS domain-containing protein, translated as MPEHVIPAQLVRGGTTYAAPAFSPSGRPLPHLEIEVRPAGDRQLVVVTGEVDIDADHLLHSTLRAALDRSHRGIDLDLSKVDFCDCSGLNILLRIRQRALRDGKTLRVHAVSSAVHRLLTVTHTLPLLAPVGRDAPRAAPNG; from the coding sequence ATGCCAGAGCACGTCATACCCGCACAGCTGGTCCGCGGGGGCACCACCTACGCGGCACCGGCCTTCTCGCCGAGCGGTCGGCCGCTGCCGCACCTTGAGATCGAGGTCCGCCCGGCGGGCGACCGTCAGCTGGTCGTGGTCACCGGCGAGGTCGACATCGACGCGGACCACCTGCTGCACAGCACGCTGCGTGCGGCTCTCGACCGGTCGCACCGGGGCATCGACCTCGATCTGAGCAAGGTCGACTTCTGCGACTGCTCCGGCCTCAACATCCTGCTGCGCATCCGTCAACGCGCGCTCCGCGACGGCAAGACGCTCCGCGTGCACGCCGTGAGCAGCGCCGTGCACCGACTGCTGACGGTCACCCACACACTGCCGCTGCTGGCCCCGGTCGGCCGCGACGCCCCGCGTGCGGCTCCGAACGGATGA
- a CDS encoding TetR/AcrR family transcriptional regulator, with product MRASEGAPKRIPSGDRAAAKRRAIVRAATEAFLRDGYGVGMDTIAAEAGVAKVTVYNHFGSKEALFTAIVGDVLDAALAESTRLIEERLGSSTDVRADLVAICEAWVAGHATPEVLALHNAVMGSMPQLPDLGRTWQEQGPERFHLIVRAALTSLVERSELAIDDIQLAAIQLSGLVLMPHIAYGSAGAAPDPDLTQRLITGGVDMFLARYRPAPAAPGHDKGQAVAS from the coding sequence GTGCGCGCAAGCGAAGGAGCCCCCAAGCGGATCCCCTCGGGCGACCGGGCCGCGGCCAAGCGCAGGGCGATCGTGCGGGCCGCCACCGAGGCGTTCCTGCGGGACGGCTACGGCGTGGGCATGGACACCATCGCCGCCGAAGCGGGCGTCGCGAAGGTCACCGTCTACAACCACTTCGGCAGCAAGGAAGCGCTCTTCACGGCGATCGTCGGCGACGTCCTCGACGCCGCGCTCGCGGAGTCGACCCGACTGATCGAGGAACGCCTCGGCTCCTCGACCGACGTACGCGCCGACCTCGTCGCGATCTGCGAGGCCTGGGTGGCCGGGCACGCCACCCCCGAGGTGCTCGCGCTCCACAACGCCGTCATGGGCTCCATGCCGCAACTGCCCGACCTGGGCCGCACCTGGCAGGAGCAGGGCCCCGAACGCTTCCACCTGATCGTCCGCGCCGCGCTCACCTCACTCGTCGAGCGCAGCGAACTCGCCATCGACGACATCCAGTTGGCGGCCATCCAGCTCTCCGGCCTGGTCCTGATGCCGCACATCGCGTACGGCTCGGCCGGCGCCGCACCCGACCCCGACCTCACCCAGCGGCTCATCACCGGCGGCGTGGACATGTTCCTCGCCCGCTACCGCCCGGCCCCGGCCGCCCCGGGGCACGACAAGGGTCAGGCCGTCGCGTCGTAA
- a CDS encoding threonine/serine dehydratase — MHQLTYGDVKAAADRVAGRVRPVTLAPADPGEVRAARRDPLDDRPDEPGEVWLALEFMQHTGSFKARGAQNFLQAHREAGTLPGAGVTIASGGNAGLACAWAAQQQGVTATVFLPTTAPAVKVARLRGFGADVRLVGAEYADALAACEDFSATTGALASHAYDHPLIAAGAGTLLEEIVQQVPDLDTVVVAVGGGGLFAGVATAALHHGVRVVAVEPENCRALNAAIGAGRPVDVTVDSVAADALGARRASRMALHAAQRADVHSVLVPDSEIIRARQALWDQRRIAVEHAAATALAALTAPQRGGYRPGAGEKVAVVLCGANTDPGDLTGPVDQV; from the coding sequence ATGCACCAGCTCACGTACGGCGACGTGAAGGCGGCCGCCGACCGCGTCGCCGGGCGCGTCCGCCCTGTCACCCTCGCCCCGGCCGACCCCGGAGAGGTCCGCGCCGCCCGTCGCGACCCTCTCGACGACCGCCCCGACGAGCCCGGCGAGGTGTGGCTGGCGCTGGAGTTCATGCAGCACACCGGCTCGTTCAAGGCACGTGGCGCGCAGAACTTCCTCCAGGCCCACCGCGAGGCCGGGACGCTCCCGGGCGCCGGGGTGACGATCGCCTCCGGCGGCAACGCCGGGCTCGCCTGCGCCTGGGCCGCCCAGCAGCAGGGCGTCACCGCCACCGTCTTCCTGCCCACCACCGCGCCCGCCGTCAAGGTCGCCAGGCTGCGCGGCTTCGGCGCCGACGTCCGGCTGGTCGGTGCCGAGTACGCGGACGCCCTGGCCGCGTGCGAGGACTTCTCCGCCACGACCGGCGCGCTCGCCTCGCACGCGTACGACCACCCGCTCATCGCCGCCGGGGCCGGCACCCTGCTGGAGGAGATCGTCCAGCAGGTCCCCGACCTGGACACCGTGGTGGTCGCGGTCGGCGGCGGAGGCCTGTTCGCGGGCGTCGCCACCGCCGCCCTGCACCACGGTGTACGCGTCGTCGCGGTCGAGCCGGAGAACTGCCGCGCGCTGAACGCCGCGATCGGGGCCGGCCGTCCGGTCGACGTCACGGTCGACTCGGTGGCGGCGGACGCCCTCGGCGCGCGCCGCGCGTCGAGGATGGCTCTGCACGCAGCCCAACGGGCCGACGTGCACTCCGTACTCGTACCCGACAGCGAGATCATCCGTGCCCGGCAGGCGCTGTGGGACCAGCGTCGTATCGCGGTGGAACACGCCGCCGCGACCGCGCTCGCGGCCCTGACCGCACCACAGCGGGGTGGCTACCGGCCCGGCGCCGGCGAGAAGGTCGCCGTCGTCCTGTGCGGGGCCAACACCGACCCCGGAGACCTCACCGGCCCGGTGGACCAGGTCTGA